The DNA sequence GGAACAAATGGGAGTAGTAAAAGGCTCACAACTTATTGTTGATTATGCCAAACTTGGCTGGGACATAAATGCCTTCCTTGGCATCTATCTTGAAAAGAGCTCCAATTATGTTGCTGCTGCTCAGGAACTAGAGAAAATACCAGAAATATTAAGCATTCATTATACAACTGGTATCTATAGCCTCTTTGCGCGTATTATTTGTAGAGACACGCAGCATCTTCGTGAAGTACTTAGTGATAAAATTCAAAAAGTACCTGGTATTCAACGTACAGAAACTTTTATATCCTTGGAAGAACGGTTTAGCAGACCCATTACATTTTAATTTTTATACTTTGTGCCATTTACTATATCTTCACAAATACAGACACTTACAAAACAGATTACAGTATTTATGCCTACTTTTATAAAATAATTAAAGACAGCAGAACTCCTGAAACTATTTTTCAGCTATATTTGTAATAGGATTAGATTCAGTCTAAATAGCTAACCATGAGCAAAGACACACAATTATTAGAGGATATTACCCAATCTGAATATAAGTACGGATTTGAGACACAGATTGAAACGGAGTCAGCTCCCAAAGGTCTTAGTGAAGATATTGTCCGTTTTATTTCAGAAAAGAAGAATGAACCTGCGT is a window from the Xanthocytophaga agilis genome containing:
- a CDS encoding Lrp/AsnC family transcriptional regulator encodes the protein MPQNSEIDNIDLKILSLLMQDATMPYTEIGEKVFVSGSTVHVRMRKLEQMGVVKGSQLIVDYAKLGWDINAFLGIYLEKSSNYVAAAQELEKIPEILSIHYTTGIYSLFARIICRDTQHLREVLSDKIQKVPGIQRTETFISLEERFSRPITF